The Pleuronectes platessa chromosome 10, fPlePla1.1, whole genome shotgun sequence genome contains a region encoding:
- the tbc1d31 gene encoding TBC1 domain family member 31 isoform X7 has product MEVTDIGNKEEGNVWHRKPTAGKSVLVTVARTTQRGKTVRFLHVTFDPKGDSFLAGDHHGNIYVFDISRNRFRLVQKTGQACTALAFSLHRTTELLVALADYTIKCFDKDTKQLVSWMRGHEGAVSSISVHSSGRYAITTSSDTAQLWDLDTFQRKRKLNIRQSFCIQKVFFLPDSNTIVSCFSDDSIFAWESDTLLCKYQLPVPDCGPQISYKAFAVTRDGKRLVAGGRSNLLHLWCLDSKQLVRVIQMHTQVRTVRQLEFLPDSLDRGASQTIGVLSQDGVMRFINIHTCKLLFHIGSHDNAITIVAVSPNGRHVAAIMDNGSINIYNVQSLTQKLNKPPPSRVAVVSDGDAHQELSKVRSEVVQRPFMSSGRTQVKILRPPAVPTTDDKENELPAGLNKRRLVALLKAFGEYPAKYRMFVWRSLLCLPENHAAYSSLTDKGLHSAYLTLHDKYPIKSHKLQRGLQRVLSALGHWAAIFGEVEYLPLVAFPFVKLFQNNPMLCFEVVATVIVNWCQHWFEYLPNPPLNILNMAENVLAHHDKELLQHLVDCGITSQLYVWPLLETLFSEVLTREEWLRLFDNVFSNHPSFLIMACVAYITRCREPLLLCSQKQDFSYFFHHRNNLDVGAMIREAYRLLSSTPADIHPRTLLSDFAPLTKGQYPVFNHYPEFIVEYQSQEREKIRLQEMEYLCERQEVSALRTDFVRRQVEEEAYYTNQELLQKAEEQRRNNLAQEEEKLTQQKAKLAAMKRELKVKELQLLDTSRRRFLKHQQDLRASQIQRLDQEIRRKDSNTSVHVLPQMDLREQESAAAVKDLEIRQMELEAQRKRLEQHLLKKQGHMGREVENEVQIRMRKADREVESLAELLHCPETNMQILEECLTEARQLGLESDWQRDIVDRLQQVNAEKERKRERLAERQRQTLAEEERVADTMRDVAGRKYPERMLLMK; this is encoded by the exons ATGGAGGTGACGGACATaggaaacaaagaagagggGAACGTGTGGCATCGGAAACCAACAGCAGGAAAGAG TGTTTTAGTGACAGTTGCTCGCACAACTCAGAGGGGCAAGACTGTGCGTTTCCtccatgtgacctttgaccccaaaGGAGATTCCTTTCTGGCTGGAGATCACCACGGAAACATCTATGTCTTTGACATCAGCAGAAACAG ATTTCGTCTGGTGCAGAAGACAGGACAGGCCTGCACTGCTCTGGCTTTCAGCCTCCACAGGACCACAGAGCTACTTGTGGCATTGGCTGACTACACTATCAAGTGCTTTGACAAGG ACACAAAGCAGCTGGTCAGTTGGATGCGAGGTCACGAGGGAGCAGTTTCATCCATCTCTGTCCACAGCTCAGGCCGATATGCCATCACCACGTCCTCAGACACGGCACAGCTCTGGGACCTGGACACCttccagaggaagaggaagctgaaCATCAGGCAGTCTTTTTGCATACAGAAG GTGTTTTTTCTGCCTGACAGTAACACCATAGTCAGCTGTTTCAGTGATGACTCCATCTTTGCTTGGGAGAGTGACACACTGTTGTGCAAATACCAGCTTCCTGTTCCTGACTGTGGCCCCCAAATCTCCTACAAGGCTTTTGCTGTCACTCG TGATGGAAAGAGACTTGTAGCAGGTGGGCGCTCCAACCTGCTGCACCTGTGGTGTCTGGACAGTAAACAGCTGGTCAGGGTAATTCAGATGCACACGCAGGTCCGAACAGTCAGACAGCTGGAATTTCTACCAGACAGCCTTGACAGAGGAGCCAGCCAG ACAATAGGTGTGTTGAGCCAGGATGGTGTAATGCGTTTCATCAACATTCACACCTGCAAGCTGCTTTTCCACATTGGTTCCCATGATAATGCCATTACCATAGTGGCAGTCAGCCCCAACGGAAGACATGTTGCAGCTATCATGGATAATGGCAGCATCAATATCTACAATGTCCAGAGTCTCACACAGAAATTAAACAAG CCTCCTCCCTCCAGGGTGGCAGTAGTTTCAGATGGTGATGCTCACCAGGAATTGTCAAAGGTCAGGTCAGAGGTTGTTCAAAGACCATTCATGAGCTCAGGTAGGACACAGGTGAAGATACTTAGACCTCCTGCTGTGCCTACAACTGATGATAAAGAG AATGAACTACCAGCTGGTCTGAATAAGAGGAGACTGGTGGCTTTGCTCAAGGCCTTTGGAGAATATCCTGCTAAATACAG GATGTTTGTTTGGCGgtctttgctgtgtctcccagaGAACCATGCAGCATACAGCAGTCTGACTGATAAAGGCCTGCATTCAGCCTACCTCACCCTGCACGATAAATACCCCATCAAAAGTCACAAGTTACAGAGAGGACTTCAGAg GGTTTTGTCCGCCTTAGGTCACTGGGCAGCCATCTTTGGAGAGGTGGAGTACCTTCCCCTGGTGGCATTCCCCTTTGTGAAGCTCTTCCAGAACAACCCAATGCTCTGCTTCGAGGTGGTGGCAACTGTCATCG TGAACTGGTGCCAGCACTGGTTCGAGTACTTGCCTAACCCTCCTCTGAACATCCTGAACATGGCGGAGAACGTACTGGCTCATCATGACAAGGAGCTGCTACAACACCTGGTGGACTGTGGCATTACTTCCCAG CTTTATGTGTGGCCCCTGCTGGAGACCCTGTTCTCAGAGGTTTTGACTCGAGAGGAGTGGCTCAGACTCTTTGACAACGTTTTCTCCAACCATCCGTCATTCCTGATCATGGCCTGTGTGGCCTACATCACCCGCTGCCGTGAGCCACTGCTTCTCTGCTCACAGAAACAGGATTTTTCG TATTTTTTTCACCATCGAAACAATCTTGATGTGGGAGCCATGATAAGGGAAGCCTACCGGCTGCTGAGTAGCACGCCTGCAGACATCCATCCCAGGACTCTGCTGTCTGATTTCGCACCACTGACCAAAGGCCAGTACCCCGTATTCAACCACTACCCAGAATTCATAGTGGAATATCAGAgccaggagagggagaagatacGATTGCAGGAGATGGAGTATCTCTGTGAAAG GCAGGAGGTATCAGCGCTTCGGACAGATTTCGTTCGTCGTCAAGTTGAAGAGGAGGCATATTACACGAATCAG GAGCTGCTACAAAAGGCGGAGGAACAGCGCAGAAACAACCTCGCACaagaagaggaaaaactaaCACAGCAGAAGGCAAA GTTGGCAGCCATGAAGAGAGAATTGAAGGTGAAGGAGTTACAGCTGCTGGACACATCTAGAAGACGCTTCCTCAAACACCAGCAGGACCTGAGAGCCTCACAGATACAAAGACTAGACCAGGAGATCAGAAgaaag GATTCAAACACTAGCGTCCATGTTCTGCCTCAGATGGATCTCCGCGAGCAAGAATCAGCTGCAGCAGTCAAGGATCTGGAAATAAGACAGATGGAGCTAGAGGCTCAGAGGAAAAGACTTGAACAG CACCTGCTGAAGAAGCAGGGGCACATGGGGCGGGAAGTGGAAAATGAGGTGCAGATAAGAATGAGGaaggcagacagagaggtggagagccTCGCAGAGCTGCTGCATTGCCCTGAGACAAACATGCAG ATCCTGGAGGAATGCCTTACGGAGGCTCGCCAGCTGGGCCTCGAGTCAGACTGGCAGAGAGATATAGTGGACCGGCTGCAGCAGGTGAACgctgagaaggagaggaagagggagaggctgGCAGAGCGTCAAAGGCAAACcctggcagaggaggagagagtggcTGACACCATGAGAGATGTGGCAGGAAGGAAG TACCCTGAGAGGATGCTGTTGATGAAGTGA